The Ovis canadensis isolate MfBH-ARS-UI-01 breed Bighorn chromosome 13, ARS-UI_OviCan_v2, whole genome shotgun sequence genome includes a region encoding these proteins:
- the LOC138417532 gene encoding malignant T-cell-amplified sequence 1 yields MFKKFDEKENVSNCIQLKTSVIKGIKNQLLEQFPGIEPWLNQIMPKKDPVKIVRCHEHIEILTVNGELLFFRQREGPFYPTLRLLHKYPFILPRQQVDKGAIKFVLSGANIMCPGLTSPGARLFPAAVDTVVAIMAEGKQHALCVGVMKMSADEIEKVNKGIGIENIHYLNDGLWHMKTYK; encoded by the coding sequence ATGTTCAAGAAatttgatgaaaaagaaaacGTGTCGAACTGTATCCAGTTGAAAACTTCCGTTATTAAGGGCATTAAGAACCAGTTGCTGGAGCAGTTTCCCGGCATCGAACCGTGGCTGAACCAAATCATGCCAAAGAAGGATCCGGTCAAAATAGTGCGATGCCACGAGCACATAGAAATCCTCACGGTGAACGGGGAGCTGCTGTTCTTCAGGCAAAGGGAAGGGCCCTTCTACCCAACGCTGAGGCTGCTGCACAAGTATCCGTTCATCCTGCCCCGCCAGCAGGTGGACAAGGGAGCCATCAAATTCGTGCTCAGCGGAGCCAACATCATGTGCCCAGGCCTGACCTCGCCGGGGGCACGACTCTTCCCCGCCGCAGTGGACACGGTGGTGGCGATCATGGCGGAGGGAAAGCAGCACGCTCTGTGCGTGGGCGTCATGAAGATGTCCGCGGACGAGATCGAGAAAGTCAACAAAGGAATCGGCATCGAGAACATCCATTACCTCAATGACGGTCTGTGGCACATGAAGACATACAAGTGA